In Lentibacillus amyloliquefaciens, one DNA window encodes the following:
- a CDS encoding DUF420 domain-containing protein — MSNDINNANQRNYNPLIWFLSILIVGVILGTYVLPTNPDATIGGIELTVLPMLNAILNSFTFVFLLIALIMIKKKNIKLHRRFIIAAFVTTFLFFISYLTYHSMAESTSYGGDGALMYIYYFILITHIFLAALIVPLALITLGRGLNMEVEKHRKIARWTMPLWLYVSLTGVLVYLMISPYY; from the coding sequence ATGAGTAATGACATTAACAATGCTAACCAGCGCAATTACAATCCGCTGATTTGGTTTTTATCCATATTGATCGTAGGCGTTATTTTGGGAACGTATGTATTGCCAACAAACCCAGATGCCACAATAGGAGGCATTGAGTTAACAGTGTTGCCAATGCTGAATGCTATCTTGAATAGCTTCACCTTTGTCTTTTTGTTAATTGCCTTAATAATGATTAAAAAGAAAAACATTAAACTGCACCGCAGATTTATTATTGCTGCATTCGTAACAACCTTTTTATTCTTCATCTCCTATTTGACGTATCACTCTATGGCTGAATCTACAAGCTACGGCGGAGATGGCGCTCTGATGTACATTTATTATTTTATACTCATTACACACATTTTTCTGGCAGCATTGATTGTGCCGCTAGCGTTGATTACACTTGGAAGAGGTTTGAATATGGAAGTAGAAAAACATCGGAAAATCGCACGTTGGACAATGCCACTCTGGCTATATGTTAGCCTTACTGGTGTATTGGTTTACTTAATGATTTCACCATACTATTAG
- a CDS encoding MarR family winged helix-turn-helix transcriptional regulator — protein sequence MNDNELFATWINLTKYHDRLLKAMDYALHHQFQLGINEFYLLHFLAQTDEKKMRLSDLLPKVGLSHSALSRLVSRMEKYRGESLVQRTTDQGDKRSVDVLLSEEGEQLAEEMLSLLNSTLNNQLSEKDINKIKGLFD from the coding sequence ATGAACGATAATGAGTTGTTTGCAACCTGGATTAATCTTACGAAATATCATGATCGCCTATTGAAAGCCATGGACTATGCGTTACACCATCAATTTCAATTAGGCATTAATGAATTTTATTTGTTACACTTTCTCGCACAAACGGACGAAAAAAAAATGCGTTTATCAGATCTGCTTCCAAAGGTCGGTCTTAGTCATAGCGCATTGTCTCGATTAGTATCAAGGATGGAAAAATATCGGGGAGAGTCATTAGTTCAACGTACAACCGATCAGGGAGATAAGCGCTCCGTTGATGTATTACTTTCAGAAGAGGGGGAACAATTAGCAGAAGAAATGTTATCGTTGCTTAATAGCACTCTGAATAATCAATTAAGCGAAAAAGACATTAATAAGATTAAGGGGTTATTTGATTAG
- a CDS encoding YbaN family protein, which translates to MKVITMKHIKRALLVLLGLISFGIGVAGTILPVLPGGPFYLVAAFCFTKSSERLDNWFKSTEVYDKYVEGFRQKRGMRRKEKIRINLIADFFIILSIFIMHIILVQIVLVVLGLYKHYYFIKKIKTIKPEEKG; encoded by the coding sequence ATGAAGGTGATCACAATGAAACACATCAAAAGAGCGCTATTGGTTCTTCTTGGGCTTATATCTTTTGGTATCGGCGTTGCGGGAACGATACTCCCTGTTCTGCCTGGAGGTCCGTTTTACTTAGTTGCAGCTTTTTGTTTCACGAAAAGTTCCGAGCGACTTGATAATTGGTTCAAAAGCACTGAGGTGTATGACAAATACGTGGAAGGCTTCCGCCAGAAAAGAGGCATGAGGCGGAAAGAGAAAATCCGTATCAATCTGATTGCTGATTTCTTTATTATACTTTCGATATTTATTATGCATATTATCTTGGTGCAAATCGTGCTTGTTGTGCTTGGCCTCTACAAACATTACTATTTCATTAAGAAAATCAAAACAATTAAGCCGGAAGAGAAAGGATAA
- a CDS encoding bleomycin resistance protein encodes MKFNALIPELSVTDIEKSKWFYIELLGFKLEYERVDDKFVFVSLEEETQIMLEEINGHWDTGELKHPFGRGINFEIDIEDIQPVINRLRKQYIPLFREPTVSEYTSNDNTFIQKEFLVQDPDGYLLRFSQEMAS; translated from the coding sequence ATGAAATTCAATGCTTTAATTCCAGAGTTATCTGTAACAGATATTGAAAAGTCCAAATGGTTTTATATAGAATTGCTCGGCTTCAAATTAGAATATGAACGTGTAGACGATAAATTTGTATTTGTTTCGTTAGAAGAGGAAACACAAATAATGCTAGAAGAAATCAATGGTCATTGGGACACTGGGGAGCTGAAGCACCCATTTGGTAGGGGAATTAATTTTGAAATAGACATTGAGGACATACAACCTGTCATTAATCGTTTAAGAAAACAATACATTCCACTTTTCAGAGAGCCCACTGTCAGCGAATATACAAGTAATGATAATACATTTATACAAAAAGAATTTCTTGTTCAAGACCCTGATGGATATTTACTAAGGTTCTCGCAAGAAATGGCAAGTTGA
- a CDS encoding GrpB family protein, producing MFIILAARLLRGLSAKLIIDIAVEINEFNDDKHCVSLLERLGYFYKGTLYADSG from the coding sequence ATGTTCATCATATTGGCAGCACGGCTGCTGAGGGGGTTAAGTGCGAAACTAATTATCGATATTGCTGTAGAAATTAACGAATTTAATGATGACAAGCACTGTGTCAGTCTCTTGGAGAGGTTAGGCTATTTCTATAAAGGGACTCTATATGCAGATTCAGGATAG
- a CDS encoding NADH:flavin oxidoreductase/NADH oxidase, producing the protein MNNLFTPYSIKNLELKNRIVMSPMCQYSVDKEDGAPNDWHFVHYVSRSVGGTGLIIMEMTSVTPEGRITNGDLGLWSDHQIPEYQRIINEIHKHGTKVGIQIAHAGRKAEDATQPVGASDIPVEVLPEETMNGELKPPRALTTQEVQKIVQQFKEATERAVKAGFDTVELHGAHGYLLHQFMSPSINNRADDYGKDLALFGEEVVRAVKSVMPPTMPLIMRMSAIEYVDGGYNLSHSIKMAKRFKEAGVDLFHISSGGEGPPGKSKPKNTPGYQVPFAREFKEQLGLPVIAVGKLSHPALAEATISNGDAELVAIARGMLNDPYWGLHAEKALTHKVNPPFQYSRGIR; encoded by the coding sequence ATGAATAATTTATTCACCCCCTATTCCATCAAAAATTTAGAGTTAAAAAACCGCATCGTCATGTCACCGATGTGCCAGTATTCAGTTGACAAAGAAGATGGCGCTCCAAACGATTGGCATTTCGTACATTATGTTTCTAGATCTGTCGGTGGAACAGGGTTAATTATCATGGAAATGACCAGTGTAACACCCGAGGGCCGAATTACTAATGGTGACCTAGGCCTTTGGTCCGATCATCAAATTCCAGAATATCAACGAATCATCAATGAGATTCACAAACACGGCACTAAGGTCGGTATTCAAATTGCACATGCGGGACGCAAAGCTGAAGATGCCACCCAGCCTGTTGGTGCTTCCGACATTCCCGTTGAGGTTCTGCCGGAAGAAACAATGAATGGTGAACTTAAGCCTCCAAGAGCTTTAACAACACAAGAAGTTCAAAAAATCGTTCAACAGTTTAAAGAAGCTACTGAACGAGCCGTTAAAGCAGGGTTTGACACGGTTGAGTTACATGGTGCTCACGGTTATCTATTGCATCAATTTATGTCACCAAGCATCAACAACCGCGCCGATGATTATGGAAAAGACTTAGCGCTTTTTGGAGAAGAAGTCGTTAGAGCAGTTAAAAGTGTTATGCCTCCAACAATGCCTCTCATTATGCGTATGTCTGCCATTGAATACGTGGACGGTGGCTACAATTTATCGCATTCGATAAAAATGGCTAAACGTTTTAAAGAAGCAGGCGTTGATCTTTTCCATATATCCAGTGGTGGCGAAGGTCCTCCAGGAAAAAGCAAGCCGAAAAATACCCCGGGATATCAAGTTCCTTTTGCACGTGAATTTAAAGAACAACTAGGTCTTCCGGTTATTGCTGTTGGGAAATTAAGCCATCCTGCCCTTGCAGAAGCAACGATCAGCAATGGAGATGCTGAACTTGTAGCTATTGCACGAGGGATGCTCAATGATCCTTACTGGGGATTACACGCAGAAAAAGCATTGACTCATAAAGTAAATCCTCCTTTTCAATACTCAAGGGGAATACGTTGA
- a CDS encoding helix-turn-helix domain-containing protein, with translation MDIYQLKQQGFKIRRIARKLGISRTTVYKYLEKSPEEMGEWMASTQTRRKKLDPYEMLIQTWLSEHPDLSASQIHDWLLERYTDLKVGESTVRLFVNELREKYNIPKTEAMRDYQGLQDPPMGQQAQVDFGHTVQKHPMARRLNSRSLRSFSRTRGINLSNGWIGL, from the coding sequence ATGGATATTTATCAATTAAAACAGCAAGGGTTTAAGATTCGAAGAATCGCTAGAAAGTTGGGCATTTCAAGGACGACGGTCTATAAGTATCTCGAAAAATCTCCGGAGGAAATGGGTGAATGGATGGCCTCAACCCAGACAAGAAGAAAAAAGTTGGATCCGTATGAAATGCTCATCCAAACATGGCTCAGTGAACATCCGGATCTATCCGCATCACAAATTCATGATTGGTTACTTGAAAGATATACAGATCTAAAAGTTGGCGAAAGCACTGTGCGCCTGTTTGTCAATGAGCTTCGTGAAAAATACAACATTCCTAAAACAGAAGCCATGCGGGACTATCAAGGCCTTCAAGATCCGCCCATGGGTCAACAAGCTCAAGTAGACTTTGGGCACACCGTTCAAAAACACCCGATGGCAAGGAGGTTAAACTCACGTTCATTACGTTCGTTCTCTCGCACTCGCGGTATAAATTTGTCAAATGGCTGGATAGGCCTTTGA
- a CDS encoding IS110 family transposase, producing the protein MDPVIGLDVAKGESQVQAFLQRKKTYKQSFKFAHHLQGLHTFYQFYQEVEQVAGQPPAVIFESTGHYHEPVLQFLEDQAITYYVINPVVSYEAKKTGLRKVKTDKVDAYHLGELYYKEDLEAFQKKTEQYLDLRQLTRQHSALTDSYVEIKLQFQAAVDHIFPEYHNVFSDLCGKLSLNTLLHYPTASAIQKVSQQTLADDMCQFGARRSDAWFLDKAAQLKAAADRNPFQHPVCHGHIVSLQMYIQMLFQYQEHLSQLKREIDALARSFEDHGLIQSIPGIGDKLAATIISEIGGINQFERPKQLAAYAGLDPSVFESGKYKASINRITKRGSSRLRQALYTAVQCGLAKNRNKKLIAFYNRKRNEGKPHRVAVIACANKLVHWIHAMFKRQKVFVDQS; encoded by the coding sequence ATGGATCCTGTTATCGGCCTGGATGTCGCCAAAGGAGAAAGCCAGGTCCAAGCCTTTTTACAAAGGAAAAAAACGTATAAGCAAAGCTTTAAATTTGCGCACCATCTACAAGGACTTCACACGTTTTATCAGTTTTACCAGGAAGTGGAACAGGTTGCCGGTCAGCCTCCGGCCGTCATTTTCGAATCCACCGGGCACTATCATGAACCTGTGCTTCAATTTCTGGAGGATCAGGCTATCACGTATTATGTCATCAATCCGGTCGTTTCTTATGAGGCCAAAAAAACGGGTCTGCGTAAGGTGAAAACAGACAAAGTCGATGCGTATCATCTAGGTGAGTTGTACTATAAAGAAGATCTGGAAGCCTTTCAGAAGAAAACCGAGCAATACCTGGATCTGCGTCAATTAACCAGACAGCACAGTGCTTTAACGGATAGCTATGTTGAAATAAAATTGCAGTTCCAAGCTGCAGTCGATCATATTTTTCCAGAATATCATAATGTCTTCAGTGATCTTTGTGGCAAGTTATCGTTGAACACCTTACTGCATTATCCGACTGCTTCGGCTATTCAAAAAGTCTCTCAACAAACATTAGCCGACGATATGTGTCAATTCGGGGCTAGACGTTCCGACGCATGGTTTTTGGATAAAGCAGCCCAATTAAAGGCTGCGGCAGACCGTAATCCCTTTCAGCATCCTGTCTGTCATGGTCATATTGTCAGCTTACAGATGTATATTCAGATGCTTTTTCAATATCAAGAGCACCTATCCCAATTAAAACGAGAAATAGATGCCCTTGCTCGGTCTTTTGAAGACCATGGATTGATCCAGTCGATTCCCGGGATTGGAGATAAGCTTGCAGCCACAATCATCTCCGAAATCGGGGGCATCAATCAGTTCGAACGCCCGAAACAACTGGCTGCTTATGCAGGACTCGATCCAAGTGTTTTTGAGTCAGGCAAGTATAAAGCTTCCATCAACCGTATCACCAAAAGAGGATCATCACGATTGCGTCAGGCCCTTTACACAGCTGTGCAATGCGGTCTTGCCAAAAACCGAAACAAGAAACTGATAGCCTTTTACAATCGCAAAAGAAACGAGGGCAAGCCACACAGGGTCGCTGTGATTGCCTGTGCCAATAAACTCGTTCACTGGATTCACGCCATGTTCAAGCGTCAGAAAGTCTTTGTAGACCAATCCTAA
- a CDS encoding 2TM domain-containing protein, whose translation MEDQKYLRAKKRMENLKAFYIHLTVFTLVNIMLIAINILTYEQSGHWWFFYPLLGWGIGLVSHGLSVSSFGLFGPDWEEKKIQEYMEKENRNE comes from the coding sequence ATAGAAGATCAAAAATATTTAAGAGCGAAAAAAAGAATGGAAAATCTAAAGGCATTCTATATTCATCTAACCGTTTTTACTCTCGTGAATATTATGCTTATTGCCATCAACATATTGACCTACGAACAAAGTGGACATTGGTGGTTCTTCTATCCACTTTTGGGATGGGGGATTGGTCTAGTATCTCACGGCCTTTCTGTGTCTTCATTCGGACTATTCGGACCAGATTGGGAGGAGAAGAAGATACAAGAATATATGGAAAAAGAGAATAGGAATGAATAA
- a CDS encoding DUF1801 domain-containing protein, translating into MVNKARKVEEVDQFISNLPKDIQNITVALRKIIFESSPELTEEFKWSMPNYSYNGLVCYLQTSKKHVNLGFHKGNELQEKDINKLLQGTGKTMRHIRIKKTEEIHPEAFTSLIKEAMALNKG; encoded by the coding sequence ATGGTTAATAAGGCAAGAAAAGTTGAAGAGGTTGACCAATTTATTTCGAATTTGCCGAAAGATATTCAAAACATTACAGTGGCTTTAAGGAAAATCATTTTTGAATCTTCGCCTGAACTTACAGAAGAATTCAAATGGTCTATGCCCAATTATTCATATAATGGTTTAGTTTGTTATCTACAAACCTCCAAAAAACACGTTAATCTTGGTTTTCATAAAGGAAATGAACTCCAAGAAAAAGATATAAATAAATTATTGCAGGGTACAGGAAAAACAATGAGGCATATAAGAATAAAAAAGACGGAAGAAATTCATCCAGAAGCCTTCACCTCGCTCATTAAAGAAGCGATGGCATTAAATAAGGGATAA
- a CDS encoding MFS transporter produces the protein MKPIKLMIPGFLIVAATYGFARYTYGPFLDMIQNDFNLGHQMTGLIGGLPFLAYVIGTLLAIRYIKRLGLKKPIIIGGILASIGLFLVMTSFSLWLLIAGIIVGGASGGFVWTTMR, from the coding sequence ATGAAACCGATCAAATTAATGATTCCCGGATTTTTAATCGTTGCAGCCACCTATGGTTTTGCAAGATACACTTATGGTCCCTTTCTGGATATGATCCAAAATGATTTTAATCTAGGGCATCAGATGACAGGCTTGATTGGCGGTCTGCCTTTCTTGGCTTATGTAATTGGGACCTTACTGGCGATCCGGTACATCAAACGCCTGGGATTGAAAAAACCGATCATTATTGGAGGAATTCTGGCATCTATTGGCCTTTTTCTGGTCATGACTTCTTTTTCCTTATGGCTTTTGATCGCGGGTATTATCGTTGGCGGTGCAAGCGGTGGCTTTGTTTGGACCACTATGCGCTAG
- a CDS encoding AraC family transcriptional regulator has product MNSLKNMNDALSFIEENLANRIDSREVAKRVLCSEYHFKRMFSFLAGVTLSEYIRRRRLTLAAFELNNSNFRIIDIAIKYGYNSPDSFTRAFHSLHGITPSEARNNGHTIKAYPRMTFQLSIKGGIAMDYRIEEKEAFSIIGIKKRVPIIFNGVNPEIASMWESLDGEAINELKKLSNVEPVGLLSGSVNFSEGRMEEKGELDHYIGVATTNECPNNFIQLDVPALTWAVFESVGPFPETLQDIWGRIYSEWFPSSNYEQVEGPEILWNENKNTSSPKFKSEIWVPVTEK; this is encoded by the coding sequence GTGAATTCACTTAAAAACATGAATGATGCTTTGAGCTTTATTGAAGAAAATCTTGCCAATAGAATTGACAGTCGTGAAGTAGCAAAGCGGGTATTATGTTCAGAGTATCATTTCAAACGAATGTTTTCGTTTCTGGCAGGTGTAACGTTGTCGGAGTATATTCGGAGAAGGCGTCTCACTCTTGCAGCTTTTGAGCTGAACAATAGCAATTTCAGGATTATTGATATCGCCATTAAATACGGATACAATTCTCCAGACTCTTTTACGAGGGCTTTTCATAGCCTTCATGGGATAACACCATCAGAAGCTAGAAATAATGGTCACACAATAAAAGCCTATCCACGAATGACCTTCCAGCTATCAATTAAAGGAGGAATTGCAATGGACTATCGAATTGAAGAAAAAGAGGCATTTAGCATCATTGGAATTAAAAAAAGAGTCCCTATTATTTTCAACGGAGTTAATCCAGAAATCGCCTCTATGTGGGAAAGTTTAGATGGTGAAGCGATAAATGAACTTAAAAAACTTTCTAATGTTGAACCTGTGGGACTGCTTAGTGGATCTGTAAACTTTTCAGAAGGTCGAATGGAAGAAAAAGGGGAACTTGATCATTATATCGGTGTTGCAACAACAAATGAATGTCCTAATAACTTTATCCAACTTGATGTTCCTGCTCTAACATGGGCTGTATTTGAATCTGTTGGACCATTTCCTGAAACATTACAGGATATCTGGGGGCGTATTTATTCCGAATGGTTCCCGTCTTCTAATTACGAGCAAGTAGAAGGTCCTGAAATTCTATGGAATGAAAATAAGAATACAAGCTCGCCGAAATTTAAGAGTGAAATATGGGTACCGGTCACAGAAAAATAA
- the istB gene encoding IS21-like element helper ATPase IstB, whose amino-acid sequence MTQTLEQLQQQLRSLRLSESAQYLPELVQQAESEDWTYRTFLHRLASYEQKRRDEKQVEKRLKWAAFPFYKTLDAFDLDEQQSLSKKQLNQLQEFTWLDQLYNLILLGPPGVGKTFLATGLGIEAIHQGYKVSFISMGDLIHTLKTEEFTRKSQIRMKRIKDSHLVIIDDLMYMAMDNREANLFFHLINDLYDKASVILTSNKGPSEWGELLGDPGVATAILDRVLHRAEIIHFREDESYRMKHRSSIFEEKSVHN is encoded by the coding sequence ATGACTCAGACACTTGAACAACTTCAACAGCAATTGCGTTCGCTAAGGTTGTCCGAAAGCGCTCAGTACCTGCCTGAACTAGTGCAACAAGCAGAGTCCGAAGATTGGACTTATCGAACGTTTCTTCATCGCCTGGCATCTTATGAGCAAAAACGTCGGGATGAGAAGCAAGTGGAAAAGAGACTGAAATGGGCGGCGTTCCCTTTCTATAAAACGCTGGATGCCTTTGATCTCGACGAGCAGCAGTCCTTAAGCAAAAAGCAGCTGAACCAACTGCAAGAGTTTACATGGCTCGACCAACTGTATAACCTCATTCTCCTCGGACCGCCAGGGGTAGGCAAGACCTTCCTGGCGACGGGGTTAGGGATTGAGGCCATTCACCAAGGATATAAGGTTTCCTTTATATCCATGGGTGACCTCATTCACACCTTGAAAACGGAGGAGTTTACGCGGAAATCGCAGATAAGAATGAAACGTATCAAAGATTCTCATCTGGTCATTATCGATGACTTGATGTATATGGCGATGGACAATCGGGAAGCGAACCTGTTTTTTCACTTGATTAATGACCTCTATGACAAGGCCTCCGTCATTTTGACGTCTAACAAAGGGCCAAGTGAATGGGGAGAATTATTAGGTGATCCCGGCGTCGCTACAGCGATCTTGGATCGCGTATTACACCGAGCAGAAATCATTCATTTTAGAGAGGATGAAAGCTATCGAATGAAGCATCGTTCTTCCATTTTTGAGGAAAAAAGTGTTCACAATTAA
- a CDS encoding Mu transposase domain-containing protein, translating into MTTKDVIDCHEQAFHAFGGIPYEIVYDQDALIVVSENAGDLILTEAFQAYREERKLTMYVCRKADPESKGKVENVVKFVKGNFAKNRIFGTLDRWKEQSDAWLERTGNGKVHNTTKKRPVEVFALEKQHLRPVTTKLTLSRVDSSITRTVRKDNTILYQSNRYSVPLGTYRQNKIVYIQTDDHSLVIREHQEGPVIANHSISHGKGKLIQDSQHTRDRTKGIAAYMATIAEKFEDKEKAMTFLEALHKKYPRYIRDQLQLMSKALKEIEPTIGDEALHMCMQQGIESATEFGDVVQYIKRQRQVDHAALDHTKEPVKPLNGRETSVDDTKPQTRDVSDYLALLEGASV; encoded by the coding sequence TTGACAACAAAAGATGTAATTGACTGCCACGAGCAGGCCTTTCACGCTTTTGGAGGGATCCCTTATGAAATTGTTTATGATCAAGATGCCTTAATCGTGGTCAGCGAGAATGCCGGGGATTTGATCTTGACCGAGGCATTTCAGGCGTATCGCGAGGAAAGAAAGTTAACCATGTACGTTTGTCGAAAAGCCGACCCTGAGAGCAAGGGAAAGGTTGAAAATGTGGTCAAGTTTGTGAAAGGGAACTTCGCGAAAAATCGTATCTTCGGCACGTTGGATCGCTGGAAGGAACAAAGCGACGCATGGCTTGAACGAACGGGAAATGGGAAAGTGCATAACACAACCAAAAAAAGACCCGTCGAAGTGTTCGCTCTGGAAAAACAACACTTACGACCGGTCACCACAAAACTGACACTTTCTCGTGTGGATTCCAGTATAACAAGAACGGTTCGAAAGGACAACACGATTTTATACCAATCGAATCGTTACTCCGTTCCTCTGGGCACCTACAGACAAAATAAAATCGTGTACATTCAAACGGACGACCATAGCTTGGTGATCCGTGAACACCAGGAGGGACCTGTGATCGCCAACCACAGTATTAGCCACGGAAAAGGCAAGTTGATTCAAGACAGCCAGCACACACGTGATCGAACGAAGGGGATCGCTGCCTATATGGCGACCATAGCCGAAAAGTTTGAAGACAAAGAAAAGGCCATGACGTTTTTAGAAGCCCTTCACAAGAAGTATCCTCGTTATATTCGGGACCAGCTTCAACTCATGTCGAAAGCTTTGAAAGAGATCGAACCAACCATCGGTGACGAAGCGTTGCACATGTGTATGCAGCAAGGCATTGAGAGCGCCACAGAGTTCGGCGATGTTGTTCAGTACATCAAACGCCAGCGTCAGGTGGACCATGCGGCATTGGATCACACAAAAGAGCCGGTCAAGCCTTTAAATGGGCGGGAGACGTCCGTCGATGATACAAAGCCACAGACGCGAGACGTGAGCGACTATCTCGCCTTACTGGAAGGAGCATCCGTATGA
- a CDS encoding LysR family transcriptional regulator produces the protein MNLQMLHYFIQVAKEQSLSKAATKLFVSQPALSKQIKKLEGVLGFSVLKRSPKGIELTERGGALFQELEPLFWDVHRTIEKHMNHQTIHLGCTPLESSYYLPRKYLGLQSANVTISDVLDNDKDLIPRLFETKLDAAIIQDIPSYKGLFSQFLFKDQFEAAVPVDHWLANQSKVSIDECLAETLILTPSSTPLYQRVMTLIEKRKVAPKEVIETSWHNVMGFTAAGVGIAFVPGMMATHIELRGVRFLPIADYALTRDLYLFSVNRSILDVLVYTFSA, from the coding sequence ATGAACTTGCAAATGCTACATTACTTTATTCAAGTCGCAAAAGAACAAAGCCTTTCAAAAGCGGCAACGAAATTATTCGTCTCCCAGCCGGCCTTAAGCAAGCAAATCAAAAAGTTAGAGGGCGTTTTAGGATTTTCCGTCTTGAAGCGTTCCCCAAAAGGCATTGAATTAACGGAAAGAGGCGGGGCATTATTTCAGGAGCTTGAGCCTCTTTTTTGGGACGTTCATCGTACCATTGAAAAACATATGAATCATCAAACGATCCATTTAGGTTGTACACCGCTCGAAAGTTCATATTATTTGCCCCGCAAATACCTGGGGCTACAAAGTGCGAATGTAACCATATCAGACGTTTTGGATAACGATAAAGATTTAATTCCCCGGTTGTTCGAAACCAAATTGGATGCCGCGATCATTCAAGACATCCCCTCCTACAAGGGTTTGTTCTCACAGTTTTTATTTAAGGATCAATTCGAGGCCGCTGTTCCCGTTGATCATTGGCTAGCCAACCAATCGAAAGTCTCAATTGACGAATGTTTAGCCGAAACACTCATTCTCACACCCTCAAGCACGCCTTTATATCAACGAGTGATGACTTTAATTGAGAAGAGAAAAGTGGCACCGAAAGAGGTCATCGAAACCTCTTGGCACAACGTTATGGGCTTCACAGCTGCTGGTGTGGGGATTGCTTTTGTACCGGGCATGATGGCAACGCATATCGAACTTCGAGGCGTTCGATTTCTGCCTATTGCTGATTATGCCCTCACAAGAGATTTGTACTTATTTAGTGTGAACCGTTCTATCCTTGATGTGTTGGTATATACTTTTTCAGCTTAG
- a CDS encoding pyridoxine/pyridoxamine 5'-phosphate oxidase: MKQTKDLLRNLKSLVGPFPDFHTNDLPKYPSDLFVEWLNFAIEEGVHEPHAMTLSTVDEAGAPDARVLILKDVKINRWYFATSGTSRKGEQLKLNSKVALTFYWSKIGRQVRIRGIASEMATEESSKDFLERSSGSRAIALIGNQSKEMIQRENLDEALLKTKELVKQAPDTSNPNWKLYAVDADEIEFWQGDSERKHMRVQYKRNSEHWEYRLLCP; encoded by the coding sequence ATGAAACAAACAAAGGATTTATTAAGAAACTTAAAGTCATTGGTCGGTCCTTTTCCAGATTTTCATACAAATGATTTACCCAAATACCCGTCAGATTTGTTCGTGGAATGGCTGAACTTTGCGATTGAGGAAGGTGTTCATGAACCTCACGCGATGACATTATCCACTGTTGACGAGGCAGGTGCACCTGACGCAAGAGTATTAATTCTAAAAGATGTGAAAATCAATCGATGGTACTTTGCAACATCGGGTACAAGCAGAAAAGGAGAACAACTGAAATTAAATTCAAAAGTTGCCTTAACGTTTTATTGGTCAAAAATTGGCAGACAGGTTCGAATACGTGGTATTGCATCTGAAATGGCAACAGAAGAAAGTTCAAAAGATTTCTTAGAAAGGTCATCTGGATCCAGGGCAATAGCTTTAATAGGAAATCAGAGTAAGGAAATGATACAACGTGAAAATTTAGATGAAGCATTATTGAAAACGAAGGAATTAGTAAAACAAGCTCCCGATACCAGTAATCCTAACTGGAAATTGTATGCAGTCGATGCAGATGAAATTGAATTCTGGCAAGGTGATTCGGAACGAAAACATATGAGAGTACAATATAAGCGCAATAGTGAACATTGGGAATACCGTTTGTTGTGTCCATGA